Below is a window of Gilliamella sp. ESL0405 DNA.
GGCGATAATTAATAGTATTGAGCCAAATTGTTGCCAGCGTTGCATTGGGATATAGAGCGTAATGAACATTAAAAACAGCGATATACCCAGCTGAATAAGTTCACGTTGCGTATAAAAGAAAGGGTTACTTTCACTAAATGACATAGACGAAGAAGTCACCATAATTAACCCAAATATCATTAAGCCAATTACCGTCCAGAGTAATTGGTTATCAAAAGGTATATTCGGATTAACTTGTTTTTTGATGGCAAACAGTGTCATTTTCCACTCCTGTGACCGTACTGCTTAGCAAGTTGAGTAAATTGATTTCCGCGATCAATATAGTTTTTGAATTGATCTAAGCTCGCACAAGCAGGCGACAGTAATACCACATCATTTTTTTCTACTTTTTGAGCAATAATTTTTATCGCTTGAGCCATTGTCTCGGTAACTGTCGTGTTATCCGGCAATAATTTAGCTAATAAATTGTGATCTCGTCCAAAACAGAAAATTTCAATATTTCTATTTTGTAAGTATGGAATTAATGGAGAAAAATCAGCCGCTTTTCCATCCCCACCCAAGAGCAAGAAAAGCTTACCATGACACACAACGCTTTTTAATGCGGCTTCAGTACTACCGACATTCGTCGCCTTAGAGTCGTTGATCCAGATAACACCATTGTCTTCAAATACCTGTTCAAAGCGATGCGGTAAACCTTGAAATGAAGCTATTGTTGCCAAGCTTGAAGTGCGAGGAATATTTAATTTATCGCTGATTGCTAAAGCAGCCAATGCATTAAGATAGTTATGGCAACCGATTAATTTCATATCCTTAGTTGATAACACCGGACATTGTTGAGCAATTAAATGTTGATACTGACTATCTAAGTGGTAATCGCCATGAATTAACCCAAAAGAAACACATTGATGATGATTCACCGTAGGCACAGTTAGTTTATCATCAGCGTTAATGACACAATATTTTGCATTTTGATAAATACGTTGTTTTGCTTGTGTATATTGCATCAATCCTTGCGGATAACGATCCATATGATCTTCGGTAATATTTAATATTGTTGCAACAGTTGCATGCAAACTATAAG
It encodes the following:
- the murD gene encoding UDP-N-acetylmuramoyl-L-alanine--D-glutamate ligase → MVSYQGKNIVIIGLGITGLSCVNYFLAQNVIPKVIDTRLSPSGLDQLDERVIYHLGDLNVDWLYEADLIIASPGMALSTPELQLAAEKGIEIVGDIELFCREVNLQTNKKIVAITGANGKTTVTTLVGDIIKSAGIKVGVGGNIGQPALTLLQQNCDIYVLELSSFQLETTYSLHATVATILNITEDHMDRYPQGLMQYTQAKQRIYQNAKYCVINADDKLTVPTVNHHQCVSFGLIHGDYHLDSQYQHLIAQQCPVLSTKDMKLIGCHNYLNALAALAISDKLNIPRTSSLATIASFQGLPHRFEQVFEDNGVIWINDSKATNVGSTEAALKSVVCHGKLFLLLGGDGKAADFSPLIPYLQNRNIEIFCFGRDHNLLAKLLPDNTTVTETMAQAIKIIAQKVEKNDVVLLSPACASLDQFKNYIDRGNQFTQLAKQYGHRSGK